DNA sequence from the Desulfomicrobium escambiense DSM 10707 genome:
CCAGCAGATCCGTCAGGAGTCCGGTGAGACGGCCGGCCGCGGCGGCCGCCATGCGCACCAGGCGGACGTGCTCGTCCGAGAGGCTCATAGACTCGAGCAACTGCAAAATGCCGAGGATGCCGTTCAACGGGGTGCGGATCTCGTGGCTCATGTTGGCCAGGAACCCGGACTTGGCCACATTGGCCGCTTCGGCGGCCTCCTTGGCCTTGCGCAGCTCGGACTCCTGGCGCTTGCGGGCCGTGATGTCCGAGAAGATGCAGGCGAACTGCATGGACGCGGGGCGGAAGGCCGAAACCTCGAAAAACTTGTCAATGGCCCTGGAATATTCCTCGAAGAAGAGCGGTTCGCCAGTCAGGGCCACGCGCCCGTAGATCTCGATCCAGGACGGCTCCGTCGACGGCATGACCTCGCGCACTGTTCTGCCGACGACATCCGCAACCGAAAGCCCGGTGATGCGCTCGAAGGCGGGATTGACGTCCAGGAAGCGGTAGTCCGTAGGCCTGCCGCCCTCGTCGACGATGATCTCGTGCAGGGCGAACCCCTCGGTCATGTTCTGGAAAAGGGCCATGTACCTCAGTTCCAGATTCCGCAGGGCCGTGACATCCATGACGGTGCCCAGCACCCTGGCCACGCGCCCGCCCTCCCGGACGGCCACAGCCCGGACGTGCACCAGCATCTTCCGCCCGTCGGCGGACGTGAACGGAAGTTCGAGGTCGAAAGGCTGCCCGCCGCGCCGGCAGGCCTCCAGGGAACGTTGGACGAGTTCCCGGCCTCCGGGGTCGAAGCAGGCCAGGCTGCGTCGCAGGTGCTCCTTCGAACCGGCAGGGAACTCGTCGGGCGACATGCCGTGGAGACGGTACATCTCCCTGGTCCAGGTCATGGTCTGGGTGTCCGCGTCCCAGGCCCATCCTCCGATCCTGCTCAGGCTCTGCGTCAGGTTGAGGAGGTCCTCGCTCTTCTGCAGGTTTTCCTGGGCCCGCTTGTACTCCAGGATGTCCCACAGCAGGTTGCCCAGCTCGTCCAGGGTCTGCACGTCGCCGTCGTGGTAGTCCTCGGGCTTGTTGGCCACGGCCAGGATGGCCACGATCCTGTTGCCACGCAGAATCGGCAGCAGGAGCTGGCGCACCAGCTCGGGATGCCCTGCGGGGACGCCCTTGCGGTGCGCCAGGGAGGCGTAGTCGTTGTGGATGACGGGCCTCCGCTCCCGCACGCAGTCGGCCCAGACCCCGGCGTGGTTCATATCGAAATGCAGGTCCTGGGTCACGGCCCGGAAACCCGTGGCCATGGTCCTGGAGGACCAGGCGTACATGGACAGTGTGCGCTGGTCCTCGTTCAGGAAATGCAGGAAGCCCAGCGTGCTTCCGGTCACGTCCTCGGCCTCGTCCAGGGCCTTGCGCAGCAGTTCCTTGAGGGGGTGGTTGATGGCGTACTCGCTCAGCCTCTGCCGCGCCACCAGCAGGCGTTCCCTGCGCACGCGCTCGGTCAGGTCCGTGGCAAAGGTCGACACGGCCGCGACGGACCCGTCGTGTCCCAGGACCGGGCTCAGGCTGTGCCGCATCCAGCGCCCCAGCCGCTCGTCCTCGAAGGTCAGAGGCTCCCCGGTACGCAGGACGCGTTCCAGGCGCTCCCGCCGCCGTGCGGCCACATCCGCTGGCACCACGTCGTAGATCGAACGGCCGACGCACTCGGCCACGGTCCTCCCCACACGGGCGGCGAAGGTCGCGTTGCAGGTGATGACGGTCCCGTCGGTTTCGAACAGGGCCGCGGACTCTTCGATGGAGTCGAGCAGCGCCGCCAGATTGGCCTCGGATCTCTTCAAGGCCTCGATGGAGCGCAGGTGTTCGGTCACGTCGATGTTCGCGCCGAGAATCCCCAGGATTTCCTCTCCCCTACGGATGGGCGCGACGATGCCGTGGAAGGCGCGCCTCTCGCCCGCGGGCACGAGGTACTCCACGTCGTGCTCGACGACGTGGCCCGCGTAGGACCTGGCGTTGGTGATCTTCCAGTTTTCGAGAATTTCCCCGGCGACCTCGGCCTGATCGGGCACCGTCGCCATGAGGTCGCCCCACAGGGCCACGGACGCTTCGCTCTGCATGACGATCCGCCCCTCGTTGTCCCGGGCCCAGAAATCGAAGGGGAGGTTGCGCAGCATGGCCCGCAGGAGCGCGTCCTTGCGGTCGAGGGTTTCGGCCACTTCCCTTTGGGAGGTAATGTCGAGGAAGGTGATGATGACCGCGGCGGCCGTCGGGGACCGCCCGTCGAACACGGGTTCGGTGTTGATGGACAGCCAGCGCTCCGTCCCTTCATCCCGTCGCAGCCGCATGATCTGGTTCCGCAGGGGCTTGCCATCCGCCAGGGTGACCCTGGAAGGGTGGTCGCCGACAGGCCAGGGACTTCCGTCGGGGCGCAGGATGGTCCAGACGCCCACCTGGCAGGAGGATGGGGCCAGTTCGTGTTCGGCGCTGCCGAAAATTTCCCTCACGATCCTGTTCCAGAAGCGGATGCTGCCGTCGGCATTCTGGATGATCACCCCGACAGGCGCGTTTTCAAGGAGAAAGGAGGCCGTGAGCCTCTCGTCATCCCCGGCACCCAAGCGGAGCCCGGAGCCGTTGTCGGCTTCGAGCTCCGCCACGCGCCGGCGCAGACGGGCGACCTCGTCCTGCAGTTCTTCCCGCGACATCGTCTCTTGAGCCATGCACACCCCACCCCTGGCCGGTTTTCACCATATCACTGCGATCCTTTACCCCGCCGGGCCCGATTTTCCAACATATTTGAACACGCAGGCCCGCCCGTTCCGTTTCCGTCCTTGATCACGGTCCCGGGCCGGCGTAAACAACAGGGGTAAAACACTTCCATGGAGCCTGACATGAAAACCGCTTTCGCTCTCCTCGCGTGCCTTGTACTGGCCGCACCTGCCCTGGCCGGCCCCTGGGTGGCCCTTGCACCAGTGACCCTCTCCGCCTCCGGCGCCGGCGCCTCCCTCCCGGTGGGAGAAAAGATGGGCAAGATCGACAACCTGCGCTTCCAGATAGACGGCGCCACCGTGCAGCTGAACGGCCTGGTCCTGGTGCCGGTCAAGGGCGACCCCATCCCCCTCAAAATCCCCGTGCAGCTCAAGTCCGGCGAGTCCTCGGGCCTGATCAACATTCCCGGACCGGCCGTGGCCATCGACAAGCTCACCCTCGACTATCGCATCACCGACGGCCGCCCCGCCGCCATCACGCTGCGCGTCAAGCAGGACTGATGCGGTCGGATCCGTCAATAATGGTTTACTTCCGTCCCGAGGCCCTTCAGAATGCACTCTTTTGAAGGATGCCCATGAAACATACCGTCATCGTCATCGGCGGAGGCCCCTCGGGACTCCTGGCCGCAGCCACGGCCGCTTCCAGAGGTTCCGGCGTGACCCTGCTCGAACGCATGGACCGCCCGGGCCGAAAACTCAGG
Encoded proteins:
- a CDS encoding PAS domain S-box protein is translated as MAQETMSREELQDEVARLRRRVAELEADNGSGLRLGAGDDERLTASFLLENAPVGVIIQNADGSIRFWNRIVREIFGSAEHELAPSSCQVGVWTILRPDGSPWPVGDHPSRVTLADGKPLRNQIMRLRRDEGTERWLSINTEPVFDGRSPTAAAVIITFLDITSQREVAETLDRKDALLRAMLRNLPFDFWARDNEGRIVMQSEASVALWGDLMATVPDQAEVAGEILENWKITNARSYAGHVVEHDVEYLVPAGERRAFHGIVAPIRRGEEILGILGANIDVTEHLRSIEALKRSEANLAALLDSIEESAALFETDGTVITCNATFAARVGRTVAECVGRSIYDVVPADVAARRRERLERVLRTGEPLTFEDERLGRWMRHSLSPVLGHDGSVAAVSTFATDLTERVRRERLLVARQRLSEYAINHPLKELLRKALDEAEDVTGSTLGFLHFLNEDQRTLSMYAWSSRTMATGFRAVTQDLHFDMNHAGVWADCVRERRPVIHNDYASLAHRKGVPAGHPELVRQLLLPILRGNRIVAILAVANKPEDYHDGDVQTLDELGNLLWDILEYKRAQENLQKSEDLLNLTQSLSRIGGWAWDADTQTMTWTREMYRLHGMSPDEFPAGSKEHLRRSLACFDPGGRELVQRSLEACRRGGQPFDLELPFTSADGRKMLVHVRAVAVREGGRVARVLGTVMDVTALRNLELRYMALFQNMTEGFALHEIIVDEGGRPTDYRFLDVNPAFERITGLSVADVVGRTVREVMPSTEPSWIEIYGRVALTGEPLFFEEYSRAIDKFFEVSAFRPASMQFACIFSDITARKRQESELRKAKEAAEAANVAKSGFLANMSHEIRTPLNGILGILQLLESMSLSDEHVRLVRMAAAAAGRLTGLLTDLLDLSRIESGKLTLASRPFEMAELRDAVMGLFALSAREKGIELSFSMAADVPSRLVGDESRLRQVLFNLVGNAVKFTAGGFVRIEAGLLPCGQGSRVLFCVADSGPGIPDARVDDIFKPFVQGEESFVRHHQGAGLGLAIVRRLMDLMGGCLCVDSSPMGTTMCFSLPLGRGEDARDVRETVPPCAQPSQGLRILLVEDDPVSMFAAGRVLEKAGHLVTRAGDGAEAVETLRREDFDLVLMDVQLPVMDGVKATGVIRRDASLGAKSRIPVVAMTAYAMSGDREKFLAAGMDDYIAKPVSQAELLAVLDRAGLCGDRAAARERDGDADS